CATCCTGTATCGTCGGCCGAGCGGACCAGGTCTCCACGACGCGATCATCTCGGCGTGTCGCCGCGCGGGCTTCAGCCCGAACATCGGTCAAGAGGCGCCGCTGATCGTGTCCACGCTCAATCTCGTGGCCGCCGGGCTCGGGGTCTCAATCGTCCCCGCGTCACTCCGTCGCCAGCGCATGGACGGTGTCGTCTACCGGCGCATCGGGGCCCGGCCGCGACTGCGGGCGCCGATTCATCTCGCGTCTCGACGAGACGAGCATTCCGCCGCTGCTCGGCGGTTCATCGACCTCGTCGACCGCCTCCGGCGCGGCAGCCGGCGGGCGCGGGAATGAAACCCGCCGGCGGGGCGTAGTTCCGGGCGCACCCGGGTTCGAGTGCTCGAACGATGAGCTGTGGAGGTTCGCGATGCGGCTCGACGGGATCCATCACATCACCGCCGTGACGGCCGACGCGAGACGCAACGTGGAATTCTACACGGGCGTGCTCGGGTTGCGTCTGGTCAAGAAGACGGTGAATCAGGACGATCCGACCGTGTACCATTTGTTCTACGCCGACGAGGCCGGTAGCCCGGGGGCCGACCTGACGTTCTTCGAGTACCCGGGCACCCCGCGCGGGCGGGCCGGCGCCGGGATGGTGCATCGGATCGCCTGGCGCGTGGGGTCCGGCGACGCGCTCGAGTTCTGGGCGTCGCGGCTCCGCGACGCGGGCGTCGAGACGGCGCGGGAGGCCGGCGGCGTCCGGTTCGAGGATCCCGAGGGCCTGGGCCTGGAACTGCGCATCTCCGAGGTCGGCGACGCGCCGCTTACGGGCGCGCACCCGGAGATCCCGGCGGCGGTCGCGCTCCGGGGATTCGACGGCGTGCGCGCGTACGCCGTCAACCCGGAACGCAGCCAGCCGTTCCTCGAGGACACGCTGGGGTTCGCGCCGATCGCACGCGGGCAGTTCGAGATCCGCGGGCCGCGCCGCGGCGGACTGTACGCATACGACCCAGCGCCCGGCCGCGGCGTGGCGGGCGCGGGCACGGTCCACCACGTCGCCTGGTCGTGTGAGATGGCCGAGCACGCGGCGTGGCGGGAGCGCCTCGCGCGAGCCGGCGCCCACGTCACGCCGGTCATCGATCGCTTCTACTTCCGCTCGATCTACTTCCGCGAGCCAAGCGGGGTTCTGTTCGAGATCGCGACGCTCGGACCCGGGTTCGCCACCGACGAAAGCCCGGAGCATCTCGGCGAGTCGCTGTCGCTCCCGCCGAAGTTCGAGCCGCTGCGGACAGAACTGGAGCGCGTGCTCACGCCGCTGCCGTCCCCGCGGCCGTGGGCGCGCACATCGGCCGGCCGCGACAGTCGCTGATCAGCCGCCGCCCGAACCGTCGGACGCGGCGGAGACGGCGGCCCGCACGGCACGCGGCGCGGGTCCGGGATCCCGAGGCGGGACCGCCGCAGGCGCGCTCGCGCGGGCGATGACGAGACCGCCGAGAACCATCAGGGCGCCCGCCACTTTGAGCGCTCCAAACCGCTCTCCGAGCAGCACCCACGACGCCATCGCGCTGACAATCGGTACCACGTAGATGAACGTGGCGGTGCGCGCGACGCCGAGGCGAGACGAGACCCACGTCCAGAGCGTCCACGCTACGTACACCGGGACGACCACCGACCACAGCAGGCCGGCCCAGCCGAGGCCGGACACCCGGCCCCAGTCCTGCACGACCACACC
Above is a genomic segment from bacterium containing:
- a CDS encoding ring-cleaving dioxygenase, producing the protein MRLDGIHHITAVTADARRNVEFYTGVLGLRLVKKTVNQDDPTVYHLFYADEAGSPGADLTFFEYPGTPRGRAGAGMVHRIAWRVGSGDALEFWASRLRDAGVETAREAGGVRFEDPEGLGLELRISEVGDAPLTGAHPEIPAAVALRGFDGVRAYAVNPERSQPFLEDTLGFAPIARGQFEIRGPRRGGLYAYDPAPGRGVAGAGTVHHVAWSCEMAEHAAWRERLARAGAHVTPVIDRFYFRSIYFREPSGVLFEIATLGPGFATDESPEHLGESLSLPPKFEPLRTELERVLTPLPSPRPWARTSAGRDSR